In Dehalococcoidia bacterium, a genomic segment contains:
- the cofE gene encoding coenzyme F420-0:L-glutamate ligase has protein sequence MPYPAVHLIGISGIPEVRPGDDLAYLIVQASHAQGTPLHNGDVVVITQKIVSKAEGRLVDLGTVEPSPFARHIAQQWDKDPRHVEVVLRESRRIVRMDRGVIICETHHGFICANAGVDASNIPGEGVVSLLPQDPDASARRVRQGIRARAGVTVAVIISDTFGRPWREGTTNVAIGVAGMEPLVDYRGRKDTYGKELRVSIAAVADEIASAADLVMGKTGLVPVVIVRGYPYQPTEGSARALLREPSQDMFR, from the coding sequence ATGCCATACCCCGCTGTCCATCTAATTGGGATTAGCGGAATCCCGGAAGTGCGCCCCGGGGACGACCTGGCGTATCTTATCGTTCAGGCCAGCCACGCGCAAGGCACCCCCCTCCACAACGGGGATGTGGTGGTCATCACCCAAAAGATCGTTTCCAAAGCTGAGGGGCGGCTAGTGGACTTGGGGACGGTGGAACCCTCTCCCTTCGCGCGCCATATTGCCCAGCAGTGGGACAAAGACCCCCGCCATGTGGAGGTGGTGCTGCGGGAGAGCAGACGCATCGTGCGCATGGATCGGGGCGTTATCATCTGCGAAACCCATCACGGCTTTATCTGCGCCAATGCGGGGGTGGATGCATCCAACATTCCTGGGGAGGGAGTGGTCTCCTTATTACCCCAAGACCCTGACGCCTCGGCACGACGGGTGCGTCAGGGTATCCGCGCGCGCGCTGGGGTAACGGTGGCGGTCATCATCAGCGATACCTTTGGGCGTCCGTGGCGGGAGGGCACCACCAATGTGGCCATTGGGGTAGCGGGGATGGAGCCTCTGGTGGACTACCGCGGGCGCAAGGATACCTATGGCAAGGAACTGCGGGTGAGCATCGCTGCTGTGGCTGATGAGATCGCCAGTGCTGCGGATCTGGTCATGGGCAAGACAGGGTTGGTGCCGGTGGTCATCGTGCGGGGATACCCGTACCAGCCCACAGAGGGGTCGGCCAGGGCCCTTCTACGGGAGCCGTCCCAGGATATGTTTCGCTGA
- a CDS encoding alpha/beta hydrolase: MPNILANGIRIFYQEWGGGPFIVWHHGLFGTSDQWREVADHLQGRYRSVAYDARAHGRSEVPSRPEDYAQDLLVEDVRGVLDALGVPQAVVGGHSMGSNVALHFAFRYPTRCRALVLVGIGSGSTDTEGWRARMGLLADLAEKEGMERVLREIQTLPAWKPAFSHPQLGPRLAREVLACSPQGIARTIRGVQMRRPTIFQLEPFLVRLTVPTLVVYGELDEPVVEASRFIGQKVPKAQVVAVPGVGHWTHLEALPTFLHTLDAFLERVERGQ; this comes from the coding sequence ATGCCCAACATCCTCGCCAACGGCATACGCATCTTTTACCAAGAGTGGGGTGGAGGTCCGTTCATCGTGTGGCATCACGGTTTGTTCGGCACCTCTGACCAGTGGCGCGAGGTGGCCGACCATCTGCAGGGCAGGTATCGTTCCGTGGCCTATGATGCACGTGCCCACGGGCGCTCCGAGGTGCCCTCCCGACCGGAAGACTACGCGCAAGACCTGCTGGTGGAGGATGTGCGGGGTGTCTTGGACGCCCTGGGCGTTCCACAAGCCGTTGTGGGGGGCCACTCTATGGGGAGCAATGTGGCCTTGCACTTCGCCTTCCGCTACCCTACGCGGTGTCGTGCCCTTGTGCTCGTAGGTATAGGCTCCGGCTCCACCGACACCGAGGGGTGGCGCGCCCGCATGGGTCTCTTGGCCGACCTGGCCGAGAAAGAAGGGATGGAACGGGTGCTGAGGGAGATTCAGACTCTCCCTGCGTGGAAACCCGCTTTTTCCCATCCCCAGTTGGGGCCACGCCTCGCCCGAGAGGTGCTGGCCTGTTCCCCCCAGGGCATCGCCCGCACCATTCGGGGTGTGCAGATGCGCCGTCCCACCATCTTCCAACTCGAGCCCTTCCTGGTGCGGTTGACGGTGCCCACACTAGTAGTCTATGGCGAGTTGGACGAGCCCGTGGTGGAGGCATCGCGCTTCATCGGGCAAAAGGTTCCCAAGGCCCAGGTGGTGGCGGTGCCCGGTGTGGGGCATTGGACGCATCTGGAGGCCCTACCCACATTCCTGCACACTCTGGACGCCTTCCTGGAGCGGGTGGAGCGGGGCCAATAG
- the amrS gene encoding AmmeMemoRadiSam system radical SAM enzyme: MPLLKAEVRPLAEVLDTLTREGECYERLEENKVRCWACGHRCLILPGHRGICQVRFNKDGRLRVPWGYVAALQADPIEKKPLFHFLPGSVALTFGMLGCDYHCPYCQNWITSQALRDPAARAQPYEVSPATLVRIAVHEGARVVASSYNEPLITSEWAVAVFKEARQRSLRTAYISNGNSTPEVLAYLRPHLDAYKIDLKSFNDRSYRRLGGVLERVLDTIRRTFQMGYWVEVVTLLVPGFNDGEEELHSAARFLASISPDIPWHITAFHPDYKMQDTAATPTHRLVWACGIARQHGLRFVYAGNLPGRVGPYEHTFCPSCGRRLIARWGFTVLEYALTPHGTCPSCGRPIPGVWAGADGRIVHIPMEGQPALG, from the coding sequence ATGCCGTTGCTCAAGGCCGAGGTGCGCCCGCTGGCGGAGGTGTTGGACACCCTCACCCGTGAGGGGGAATGCTACGAGCGTCTGGAGGAGAACAAAGTTCGCTGCTGGGCGTGCGGGCACCGGTGCCTCATCCTGCCGGGGCATCGGGGAATCTGCCAGGTGCGCTTTAATAAGGATGGACGCCTCCGGGTGCCATGGGGGTATGTGGCAGCCTTGCAGGCCGATCCCATTGAAAAAAAGCCCTTGTTCCACTTCCTTCCCGGCTCCGTCGCCCTCACCTTCGGTATGCTCGGCTGTGACTATCACTGCCCCTACTGCCAGAACTGGATCACTTCTCAAGCCCTGCGCGACCCTGCCGCACGCGCCCAGCCCTACGAGGTCTCCCCAGCCACTCTGGTGCGGATAGCCGTTCACGAAGGGGCCCGGGTGGTGGCCAGTTCCTACAACGAGCCCCTGATCACCAGCGAATGGGCAGTAGCCGTGTTCAAGGAGGCGCGTCAACGCAGCCTCCGCACCGCCTATATCTCTAACGGCAACTCAACCCCGGAGGTGCTGGCCTATCTGCGCCCTCACCTGGACGCCTATAAGATTGACCTGAAGTCCTTCAACGACCGCTCCTATCGCAGACTGGGGGGCGTGTTGGAGCGGGTGCTGGACACTATCCGTCGCACCTTCCAGATGGGGTACTGGGTGGAAGTGGTTACTCTTTTGGTGCCCGGCTTCAACGACGGGGAGGAGGAGCTGCATAGCGCCGCCCGTTTCCTGGCGTCCATCTCCCCGGACATACCCTGGCATATCACCGCCTTCCACCCAGATTATAAGATGCAAGATACCGCAGCCACTCCTACTCACCGTCTCGTGTGGGCGTGTGGCATCGCACGGCAGCACGGCTTGCGCTTCGTGTATGCGGGGAACTTGCCCGGCCGCGTGGGACCTTATGAGCACACCTTCTGCCCCAGCTGTGGGCGACGCCTAATCGCCCGCTGGGGCTTCACTGTTCTAGAATATGCCCTTACTCCCCACGGCACCTGCCCCTCCTGCGGACGGCCCATTCCAGGCGTCTGGGCAGGTGCAGACGGCCGCATAGTGCATATTCCTATGGAGGGGCAACCGGCGTTGGGATAA
- a CDS encoding MFS transporter codes for MDKATDKAVDSAPSSTHPEGARTAGLARTFLSLRHRDFRFLWMGTLSAGAALWIQQVTLGWLVYTLTGSAIQLGLINGMRTLPVWFMAPLAGVLADRWNRRPLLIGVEAILAVGAFLFALDVARGWVQVWHVYTFAFLMGCGTSFYQTLRQAAVPSTVPRVDLMNAIALSSAAFNFTRILGPAVGGALIALVGMAGNFFIQAGCYVWSAVSMASIRTPLPPGGEGRTQPIHRSFLEGVRYVQRDKQLLSLIVIGLLPFLLAMPVNSLMPIFAKDVLGMGPEGLGLLLSSLGGGALLGSLMLATMGNVRRKGLVAFLGLAMMGAGLVLFGFSRWLPLSIALLITVGAGQMTFMASNNTLIQMVVSDHYRGRVMSIYSLDQGLVPLGSLLAGVLATYITAPWAVVSMGGCLLLLGLAAAVALPSVRRL; via the coding sequence ATGGATAAAGCGACAGACAAAGCGGTTGACTCCGCACCCTCGTCGACCCACCCTGAAGGTGCACGCACCGCAGGCCTCGCCCGCACCTTCCTTTCCCTGCGCCATCGGGACTTTCGGTTCCTGTGGATGGGCACCCTCTCGGCTGGGGCAGCCTTATGGATCCAACAAGTGACCCTGGGGTGGCTGGTCTACACCCTTACTGGCTCGGCCATTCAGTTGGGGCTTATCAACGGCATGCGTACCCTGCCGGTGTGGTTCATGGCCCCTTTGGCCGGGGTGTTGGCCGACCGCTGGAACCGCCGGCCTTTGCTCATCGGTGTGGAGGCCATCTTGGCAGTGGGAGCGTTCCTATTCGCGTTGGATGTGGCGCGGGGGTGGGTGCAGGTGTGGCATGTATATACCTTTGCCTTTTTGATGGGGTGTGGCACCTCTTTCTACCAGACCCTCCGTCAGGCCGCCGTGCCGAGCACCGTTCCCCGCGTTGACCTGATGAACGCTATCGCCCTCAGTTCGGCGGCCTTCAACTTCACCCGTATCTTGGGGCCGGCCGTGGGGGGCGCCCTCATCGCCCTGGTGGGGATGGCCGGCAACTTCTTCATCCAAGCGGGATGTTATGTCTGGTCGGCAGTGAGCATGGCTAGCATCCGTACCCCCTTGCCTCCCGGCGGAGAGGGGCGCACCCAGCCCATCCATCGCTCCTTCTTGGAAGGCGTGCGGTATGTGCAACGGGATAAGCAGCTTCTTTCCCTTATCGTGATCGGCCTGCTCCCCTTCCTATTGGCTATGCCCGTGAACAGCCTGATGCCGATCTTCGCCAAGGATGTGCTGGGGATGGGGCCAGAGGGCTTAGGACTACTGTTAAGTTCCCTCGGGGGGGGAGCGCTGTTAGGCTCCCTGATGCTGGCGACGATGGGGAATGTGCGTCGTAAGGGGTTAGTGGCCTTCCTTGGCCTGGCGATGATGGGGGCAGGGTTGGTGCTGTTCGGCTTCTCCCGCTGGCTCCCCCTGTCCATTGCGCTGTTGATTACTGTAGGCGCGGGGCAAATGACCTTTATGGCCAGCAACAACACTCTGATCCAAATGGTGGTATCCGACCACTATCGGGGGCGGGTGATGAGTATCTACAGTCTTGACCAGGGGCTGGTGCCTTTGGGGAGCCTGTTGGCCGGTGTGTTGGCGACCTACATTACCGCACCGTGGGCTGTGGTGAGCATGGGCGGGTGCCTGTTGCTTCTGGGGTTAGCAGCTGCGGTTGCCCTGCCCAGTGTGCGCCGATTGTAG
- a CDS encoding FAD-dependent thymidylate synthase, giving the protein MVSEILHDGQQYPLIPSPRYPRRIYPLDERDLTPEQLAVVFAMTSRRPEAFDEIARQVSETKASEFHEKWVLGYGHASVAEHAVLHFAVENISRLACDALEDNRLASYTEKSSRFQVMPSDAFFIPPELDTHPALRRAYVEACQALFGAYERMLPACVDYLKSVRPPKPQEKETAYALRLRREAIDACRFVLPAATLTNVGVTMNARTLEHAITKLLSSDLQEERDIGQTLKEQGRRITPTLVKYAEASKYLQGLRQVGAEWPAGVGTVETSSTVRLVWADPNGEERILAAFLYPALGQSYHQVAETVRRLSAEERQALFARVLGTLGDFDSPPRALEMASVTLEVVLDYGAYREFKRHRMQTYIAQPLRADLGYVVPELLWQAGLEGVYHQALHTAERVWREVVQWNPRVAEYLVTHAHRRRVLAHMNLREAWHILRLRTGPQAHFSLREVMEQALALLHQQYPSIFRWFRRRTR; this is encoded by the coding sequence ATGGTTTCTGAAATCCTCCACGACGGGCAACAGTACCCCCTTATTCCCTCCCCACGCTATCCGCGCCGCATTTATCCCCTCGATGAAAGAGATCTTACTCCTGAACAGCTAGCCGTCGTTTTTGCTATGACTTCGCGGCGCCCCGAGGCCTTTGACGAGATCGCCCGGCAAGTGAGCGAGACCAAAGCCAGCGAGTTCCACGAGAAGTGGGTGCTGGGATATGGTCATGCCTCAGTAGCCGAGCATGCCGTTTTGCATTTCGCTGTAGAGAACATCTCCCGTTTGGCTTGCGATGCGTTAGAGGACAATCGTTTGGCGTCCTATACCGAGAAGTCGTCCCGCTTCCAGGTCATGCCTTCGGATGCCTTTTTTATTCCGCCCGAGTTGGACACGCACCCCGCCTTGCGGCGGGCCTATGTGGAGGCGTGCCAGGCTTTGTTCGGGGCCTACGAGCGCATGCTCCCTGCCTGTGTGGACTATCTGAAGAGCGTCCGCCCCCCAAAGCCTCAGGAGAAGGAGACTGCCTATGCCCTTCGCTTGCGGCGGGAGGCCATCGATGCCTGCCGGTTCGTTTTGCCCGCTGCCACCCTTACCAATGTCGGCGTTACGATGAATGCCCGCACCCTGGAACACGCTATAACAAAACTCTTATCGTCCGACCTTCAGGAGGAGCGGGACATCGGTCAGACCCTAAAAGAGCAGGGGCGCCGCATCACGCCCACTCTGGTGAAGTATGCCGAGGCCTCCAAGTATCTGCAGGGTCTGCGCCAGGTAGGTGCCGAATGGCCTGCGGGCGTGGGGACGGTGGAAACCTCTAGCACGGTGCGCCTGGTGTGGGCCGATCCTAACGGCGAGGAGCGCATCTTAGCGGCGTTCCTTTACCCCGCCCTGGGCCAATCCTATCACCAGGTGGCTGAAACGGTGCGACGCCTCTCGGCCGAGGAGCGTCAGGCTCTTTTCGCCCGCGTGCTGGGCACTTTGGGCGACTTTGACAGCCCACCCCGCGCTTTGGAGATGGCCTCGGTAACCCTGGAGGTGGTTCTGGACTATGGAGCGTATCGGGAGTTCAAACGCCACCGCATGCAGACCTACATCGCTCAGCCCCTGCGCGCGGATTTGGGGTATGTGGTCCCCGAACTCCTGTGGCAGGCGGGGTTAGAGGGGGTGTATCATCAGGCCTTGCACACCGCGGAACGGGTGTGGCGGGAGGTGGTCCAGTGGAACCCCCGTGTGGCGGAATACCTGGTTACCCACGCCCACCGGCGACGGGTTCTGGCCCATATGAACCTGCGGGAGGCGTGGCATATCCTGCGCCTGCGCACCGGCCCCCAGGCCCACTTCTCCCTGCGAGAGGTGATGGAGCAGGCATTAGCCCTCCTCCACCAGCAGTATCCGAGCATTTTCCGCTGGTTCCGTCGGCGCACACGGTGA
- the purH gene encoding bifunctional phosphoribosylaminoimidazolecarboxamide formyltransferase/IMP cyclohydrolase, with product MRALVSVSDKRGVVDLARRLHQAGVSLISTGGTARLLSQEGIPVQQVSDLTRFPELLDGRVKTLHPVIHAGILARRDKPEHMAELGRRNLVPIDIVVVNLYPFEATIQRPDVPLDEALEQIDIGGPTLLRAAAKNFPAVVPLCDPTDYSWVGEKVVARTLTLAERRALAAKAFQHVALYDTIIARWLRGDTELFPAEMTFGGRLVQRLRYGENPHQQGALYAWAPVRGGIAQARQLHGKELSYNNILDASAAWEAVNEWTEPACVIVKHTNPCGLAVHADLVEAYRRAYAGDPVSAYGGIVGFNRVVSSAVADAMRGVFYEVVVAPGYTSEALAILTKRRDLRILEVPTGGEGLEVRTVSGGFLVQTADTLREDTATWKVVTQRPPTPAEWEDLTFAWGVVKHVKSNAIVLVKDKALVGMGAGQPNRVTSVRLAVQVAGARARGSVLASDAFFPFPDGVEAAAEGGVTAIIQPGGSIRDADVIAAADRLGLAMVCTGVRHFRH from the coding sequence ATGCGTGCTTTGGTGAGCGTCTCCGACAAACGGGGGGTAGTGGACTTGGCGCGCCGTCTACATCAGGCGGGGGTGAGCCTCATCAGCACGGGGGGCACGGCGCGCCTCCTGTCCCAAGAGGGTATCCCTGTTCAGCAGGTCTCGGACCTCACCCGCTTCCCTGAACTTTTGGACGGACGGGTGAAGACTCTGCATCCCGTCATTCACGCCGGCATTTTGGCCCGTCGGGACAAGCCTGAGCACATGGCCGAACTAGGGCGGCGCAATCTCGTCCCCATTGACATCGTCGTTGTCAACCTATACCCCTTTGAGGCGACCATCCAGCGCCCGGATGTGCCACTGGACGAGGCCCTGGAGCAGATAGACATCGGCGGGCCGACTCTGCTGCGGGCCGCCGCTAAGAACTTCCCCGCCGTCGTGCCCTTGTGCGACCCCACCGACTACTCCTGGGTGGGCGAGAAGGTCGTTGCCCGCACCCTGACCCTTGCCGAACGGCGCGCCCTCGCAGCCAAGGCGTTTCAGCATGTGGCTCTTTACGATACAATCATCGCCCGTTGGCTGCGCGGGGATACCGAACTGTTTCCCGCAGAGATGACCTTTGGAGGGCGTCTTGTGCAGCGTCTGCGTTACGGTGAAAACCCCCACCAGCAGGGTGCTTTGTATGCGTGGGCACCCGTTCGGGGAGGCATCGCCCAGGCTCGCCAATTGCACGGAAAGGAACTTTCGTATAACAACATTCTGGACGCTTCGGCCGCCTGGGAGGCGGTCAATGAATGGACCGAGCCGGCGTGTGTCATCGTCAAGCATACCAATCCCTGTGGTTTGGCCGTGCACGCGGACCTGGTTGAAGCCTATCGGCGGGCTTATGCGGGCGACCCCGTCTCCGCCTATGGAGGGATTGTGGGGTTCAACAGGGTTGTGTCCAGTGCGGTTGCCGACGCAATGCGAGGGGTGTTCTATGAGGTGGTGGTGGCTCCCGGCTACACCTCCGAAGCCCTCGCCATTCTTACCAAACGGCGCGACCTACGCATCCTGGAGGTGCCTACGGGAGGCGAAGGCTTGGAGGTGCGCACCGTAAGCGGGGGATTCCTCGTCCAAACTGCCGATACCCTCCGGGAAGACACGGCCACCTGGAAAGTGGTAACTCAACGCCCTCCCACCCCGGCCGAATGGGAGGACTTGACCTTTGCCTGGGGAGTGGTCAAGCACGTCAAGTCTAACGCCATCGTTCTCGTCAAGGACAAAGCTCTCGTGGGCATGGGGGCGGGCCAGCCCAACCGGGTCACCAGCGTGCGTCTGGCGGTGCAGGTGGCGGGGGCGCGTGCGCGGGGGAGTGTTCTCGCCAGCGACGCTTTTTTCCCTTTCCCCGACGGTGTGGAGGCGGCAGCCGAGGGAGGTGTAACGGCCATCATTCAGCCGGGTGGCTCTATTCGGGATGCCGACGTCATCGCCGCCGCCGACCGATTAGGTTTAGCTATGGTATGCACAGGCGTCCGCCACTTCCGTCATTGA